DNA from Roseimicrobium sp. ORNL1:
GCAACACCGACCGGGATGCCAATGATGAAACCATGGGTGGCATGGTGGAACTGCAAGCGGATTCCGTGGAGCAGGAGGTTGTTCCCGAGGAAGAGGTGGTGGAGGAAGTCGTGCCCGAAGAGGTGGTGGTGGAGCAGCCCGTGCCGGAGATCGTGGAGCCGGTCGTGCCAGAGAATGTGATCTTCCCCGTGCCTGAGAAGCAGGAGATCGTTGAGCCCATCAAGATGGAAGAGGTGAAGCCCAAGCCGGAGCCGAAACCCAAGCCCAAACCTCAGGCGCCGCGTCCGCGACCGGCCACGGTGCAGTCCACAGGTACGGGCACGGGATCTGGCGCGAGTGGCGCAGGGCAGGGGATGCGCACCGGTGGCACAGGCAGCATAGGCAAGCGGCCTGCACCACCCTATCCTTCCTGGGCACGGGCCAAGGGAATCTCCGGCAGTCCGAAGTTTGTCATCGCTTGCGACGCCACCGGTACCATCACGTCAATTCGTGTGCTGAGCACGAGCGGCAATTCTGAGCTGGACAATTACGCTTTGAGCTGGATTCAGCGCCGCTGGCGTTTCCCAGCAGGAGCGGCCACGACTTATACCGTTCCCTTCATCTTTCAGCTCCGTCGCTAAGATATCCCGCCAGTCACTCAAGATAAGTAATGACCATCGAAATCACACCCATCCTCGGCAACGCCATTGTGGAATACGTCCATAAGGGCGGCCCGATCATGTATCCCATCCTGCTGACGGCGGTGGTGGCCATCTGTATTCTCGCTGAGCGTATCACCTGGTGGCTGCGCCTTACCGGGCGCCGCGATCCCAAGCGGCTGGAGTCGGTGTACGGTGCGATTGAAGAGGGGAACATGAAGGAGGCCATCCAGCTTTCCCGCAATTCCTCCGACCCGGTCATCCGCATGATACATCATGGTTTGAACCATCATCACAGCTCCTTGCAGGGCGCGCTTGAAGTCGCCGCCGGACTGGAGATGCAGAAGGCGGGCCGTTTCCTGAATGCCATGGATACCATCGTGACACTCGGGCCGCTGCTCGGCCTGCTGGGCACGGTGACGGGGATCATGGGTTCCTTCACCTCCATCGGTGACAGCGAACTCGCCGTCGAAAAGGTGACGGGCGGTATCGGTGAAGCACTCATCGCCACGGCAGCTGGTCTTGGGATCGCCATCAGCACGCTCATTCCGCTGAACTACTTCCACTCGCGTCTGGCGAAGTTCCAGTTCGACCTCGAAGCCGCCGCCACGAACGTGACCGTGCTCGTGGCGCAGAATGAGGCGGAGCAGAAGAGCCTCGGCTACACGGCGTAACTTTTTGCCAAGCACAGCAGCCACCAGCCTGAGCTCATGAAGCTACGCTCTCCCATTCCCCAGAAGAAGGCTCGATTGGAGATCATCCCGTTGATCGACATCATGTTCTTCCTGCTCGCCTCGTTCATGCTCGTGAGCCTGACGATGGCGAAGCAGCAGACCATCAAGGTCTCCCTGCCCACTGCCACCACGGCGAAGCAGGACTTCAAGCCGGACATGATCAACCTCGCGGTCGATGCCAGCGGCAACTACTTCATGGATACCAATCGCATGACGCTGCCAGAACTGGAGAAAGCGTTGTTCGAGAAGTTCAAGGTCAACGCCGAGACTCCCGTATACATCAGCGGGGATGCCAATGCCCGCCATGGCTCCATGGTGCAGGTTCTCGACACGGTGCGCCGAGTCGGTTTCCAAAAGGTGGCCTTCCAGACGAAGGCTCCTGACATGGCGAAGGGCCCGGCTGGTGCTACCGCTCCCGGTGCTGCTGCGACTCCTGCGTCAGCGCCAGCGCCAGTCCCGGCACCTGCCCCCGTTTCCGCTCCAGCTCCCGCATCTGCACCTGTTCAGTAAGCCGTCATGACGAAGTTTCTTGGAGTATTGTTGGCAGTGCTGGTGCTTGGTATCTGCGGTCTCTGCGCGAAGCAGTGGATCCGCGAGACGGAACTGCGCACCAGTCTGAAGGAAGTGGAAGGCCTGCTCGATGAGGAGCGTGGCAAGCGCAACACGCTTGAGGAAAAGCTTTCCGCTTGGGAGAAGGAAATCAAGCAACTCACCCTGCGCATTGATGAACAGGGGGCGAAGATTGCTGCTCAAGAGCAGGAGGCGAACGCCACCAAGCTGCAGCTCGCCGAAGCCACCGCACGGGCGGAGAAACTGCAGAAGAAACTCGCCGCCAATGCCACCGGCATGGAGCAGAGCAAGGAGACCATTGAAAGTCAAAACGCTGCCGTCATCGCCCAGAATGAGGCCGTAAAGAAGCAGAACGAAACCATCGAGAAGCAGAACCAGATGCTCAAGGATCTAGCCACCGAACGTGATGGCGTCGTGGACAAGCTCAATACGCGCACCACGGAGTACAACGATCTCATGACGAAGTACAACGAGCTCGCGAAGAAGGCGGCGCAGTAGGGGTGGGGGATAAGGAAAAAGGGGTTCGTCGAGTTTTCGACAGGGTGAGCGGGGGCTGTTTCATGATCGCGAAGCTGACGACTGCGGCGTGCTTCGCGAAGTAGAACATGGAGTTGGTTTGCGGTGCGGTGTCCCACCGCCTCCGCCCAACTATAGTCGGACGCGTAGGAGCGCATCCCTACCGCAGGTTTGATGAGGGAACGCTCACCCTAGAGGAGGAGGGTGGTGTTACCGCTTTCCATTGGGATTGGTGAACAGAAAAACGTTTGGGAGCGATTGAGCTCCTCCCCCGTCCCGCACATAAGCGCCTTCTCTAGATATGGCGGTAGGGATGCGCTCCTGCGCGTCCGTTTATAGCGGGCGGAGGTGGGAGGGCTGCAACGTTGTGAGGTGACCCGCGTTGTTACGTTCATGGCATTCAGTTGCTTCTGCGAAGTGCATGAGCACCACGAAAGCTCTGGGCATGAATAAGTGTGCATAAAGACTTATTGTGTAGCGGCTCTCGTGGTTTGTTGCATGCATTCGTGTTAGGCGGGCGCACTTGTGGTTCTTGATTGATTCGCTGATAACAATTCCGCCAACGGTGATATTGCACGATATCACTCTCTGCCAGGAACTTCCCAGCCTGGCATGGGTCTGTGGTTATTTCTTAATTTAGTAGAGAAAATACTGGCGTCATCTCCTCGAATGGAGGGCTGATTTTTTTGCCCTCTACTCTGCCTGCTTGCTTCCGGAGGCATTGCTATGGAAGGAATAAATCCCCTGGCTGCGCGTTTTCGCAGCCCATGTAAGCTGTTCTCAACGAATCCCAGGTTGGCAATGACCGCCATATTGGTCGTTGCCTTCAGTATCAACCTTGAATATGCGGGCATGAGTCAGGTCGTGACCCCGGTTTCCGTCAACGGAACTCCCACGACGGTGCCGGCAGGATCGATCATCAATGTGGCCAATCCTGCAATCCCGGGCTTGAATGCCATCAATCCCGGTGGCGTCATTACGGCCAACAACATCACCATCAATCTCGGTACAGGAGCCACGATTGGAGCCTCCGCGGCAAGCGGTGGTGTCATCCATCTGAGCGGATCCAGCGTCCTCACGGTGACGACCTCCGCCAACCAGAGAGGTGTCCTGTCGGTAGGCAGCGGCAGTTTGATCGATGGAACGGGGACCACCATCACCACCGGCGCAGCAGCAACCACCGCAAGCAACCTCAATGCCCTACGCGTTGAGAGCGGCGGTGCTGCCACATTCGTCAATGCCGCCATCTCCACCCGTGGCGGTGGGAATGGCACGTTGAACCACGCCGTCTTTGCCACGGGATCCGGCAGCACCGTTTCCCTGACAGGCGGCACGGTCGAAACGTTGTCACGGGGTTCCACCGGTTTGCGAGCAGAGGATGGTGCGGTAATCACGCTCAGTGGAACTCAGGTCACCACGACGGGAACTTATGTTGCTACCACCTTTCTGGGCAGCCATGCCCTGCATGCCATCGGAACCGGGACTGAAATCAATGGCACCGGCGTCATTTTGAATGTCTCGGGAGCGACCGGGACTGGGGATGCCGCGCTGGCCGAAGGTGGAGGGAGCATTTCGTTGATTGGCAGCACGCT
Protein-coding regions in this window:
- a CDS encoding biopolymer transporter ExbD; this translates as MKLRSPIPQKKARLEIIPLIDIMFFLLASFMLVSLTMAKQQTIKVSLPTATTAKQDFKPDMINLAVDASGNYFMDTNRMTLPELEKALFEKFKVNAETPVYISGDANARHGSMVQVLDTVRRVGFQKVAFQTKAPDMAKGPAGATAPGAAATPASAPAPVPAPAPVSAPAPASAPVQ
- a CDS encoding energy transducer TonB — translated: MGGIRSELVRYTMQSGRIGARMWLACANAILASFLVTGGVGLYQAPFELSLYEEGNTDRDANDETMGGMVELQADSVEQEVVPEEEVVEEVVPEEVVVEQPVPEIVEPVVPENVIFPVPEKQEIVEPIKMEEVKPKPEPKPKPKPQAPRPRPATVQSTGTGTGSGASGAGQGMRTGGTGSIGKRPAPPYPSWARAKGISGSPKFVIACDATGTITSIRVLSTSGNSELDNYALSWIQRRWRFPAGAATTYTVPFIFQLRR
- a CDS encoding MotA/TolQ/ExbB proton channel family protein, whose product is MTIEITPILGNAIVEYVHKGGPIMYPILLTAVVAICILAERITWWLRLTGRRDPKRLESVYGAIEEGNMKEAIQLSRNSSDPVIRMIHHGLNHHHSSLQGALEVAAGLEMQKAGRFLNAMDTIVTLGPLLGLLGTVTGIMGSFTSIGDSELAVEKVTGGIGEALIATAAGLGIAISTLIPLNYFHSRLAKFQFDLEAAATNVTVLVAQNEAEQKSLGYTA